A genomic region of Populus nigra chromosome 11, ddPopNigr1.1, whole genome shotgun sequence contains the following coding sequences:
- the LOC133668527 gene encoding uncharacterized protein LOC133668527 isoform X2 has product MVDMETPPSIANDAADNTISPRNLDENPEDASSINPGEKESKPEIAGEEDEEEVRGILQVIASTGKFWHDWGKLKSVLSFQLKQVLSEYPEAKMTTKEQEETYQELVKKLDEALHNFEEGPPFTLQRLCEILLAARHLYPNLSKLALALEKVQSSAVQNGVEPVVGDGDEIMTEVEEADIDDDMTIDMEALEEIVASSETNSTSTGNS; this is encoded by the exons ATGGTAGATATGGAAACGCCACCTTCAATTGCAAACGACGCTGCTGATAACACCATCTCCCCTCGCAATCTCGATGAAAATCCGGAGGATGCGTCCTCCATAAATCCTGG AGAAAAAGAATCCAAGCCTGAGATTGCTggagaagaagacgaagaagaagtGAGAGGCATTCTACAAGTTATTGCATCTACTGGCAAATTTTG GCATGATTGGGGAAAATTGAAGAGTGTGCTATCCTTTCAGCTGAAGCAG GTTCTGTCAGAATATCCCGAGGCAAAAATGACAACCAAGGAACAGGAGGAAACTTATCAAGAGCTGGTGAAAAAGTTGGATGAAG CTCTCCACAACTTCGAAGAAGGTCCTCCTTTTACCCTACAGAGGCTTTGCGAG ATTTTGTTGGCAGCAAGACACCTCTATCCAAATCTCTCAAAGCTTGCCCTAGCCCTAGAAAAG GTGCAATCCAGCGCGGTACAGAATGGTGTTGAACCTGTGGTAGGAGATGGTGATGAAATAATGACTGAGGTAGAGGAGGCTGACATTGATGATGATATGACCATTGACATGGAAGCCTTGGAAGAAATAGTTGCATCATCAGAAACAAATTCTACATCAACTGGaaattcttga
- the LOC133668527 gene encoding uncharacterized protein LOC133668527 isoform X1 produces the protein MVDMETPPSIANDAADNTISPRNLDENPEDASSINPGEKESKPEIAGEEDEEEVRGILQVIASTGKFWHDWGKLKSVLSFQLKQVLSEYPEAKMTTKEQEETYQELVKKLDEALHNFEEGPPFTLQRLCEILLAARHLYPNLSKLALALEKNLLVTSTLAVCTDPYPQALEKPGESDKPNEELQVQSSAVQNGVEPVVGDGDEIMTEVEEADIDDDMTIDMEALEEIVASSETNSTSTGNS, from the exons ATGGTAGATATGGAAACGCCACCTTCAATTGCAAACGACGCTGCTGATAACACCATCTCCCCTCGCAATCTCGATGAAAATCCGGAGGATGCGTCCTCCATAAATCCTGG AGAAAAAGAATCCAAGCCTGAGATTGCTggagaagaagacgaagaagaagtGAGAGGCATTCTACAAGTTATTGCATCTACTGGCAAATTTTG GCATGATTGGGGAAAATTGAAGAGTGTGCTATCCTTTCAGCTGAAGCAG GTTCTGTCAGAATATCCCGAGGCAAAAATGACAACCAAGGAACAGGAGGAAACTTATCAAGAGCTGGTGAAAAAGTTGGATGAAG CTCTCCACAACTTCGAAGAAGGTCCTCCTTTTACCCTACAGAGGCTTTGCGAG ATTTTGTTGGCAGCAAGACACCTCTATCCAAATCTCTCAAAGCTTGCCCTAGCCCTAGAAAAG AATTTATTGGTTACATCCACATTGGCTGTCTGTACTGATCCGTATCCACAAGCATTAGAAAAGCCGGGTGAATCTGATAAACCAAATGAAGAACTGCAGGTGCAATCCAGCGCGGTACAGAATGGTGTTGAACCTGTGGTAGGAGATGGTGATGAAATAATGACTGAGGTAGAGGAGGCTGACATTGATGATGATATGACCATTGACATGGAAGCCTTGGAAGAAATAGTTGCATCATCAGAAACAAATTCTACATCAACTGGaaattcttga